From Thalassoglobus sp. JC818, one genomic window encodes:
- a CDS encoding POT family MFS transporter: MAEQYITVPPETDKMPPGIPYIVGNEAAERFSYYGMRAILVVFLVQYLHLMSDQILPSMSNAEATARYHTFSTAVYFAPIFGALLSDFLTGKYPLIIWVSVIYCLGHLSLAFIGSPGLPPTAYLYLGLALIAIGSGGIKPCVSAHVGDQFGKKNQHLMSKVYQWFYFSINLGSTVSTILTPWLLQWYGPHVAFGVPGVLMGIATLMFWLGRHKFVHIPPAKAELFEDLISRGGWVTLIKISAVFIFASIFWALFDQTSSSWVLQAENMNRNILGYTILTSQIQVVNPILVMMLIPLFQFVIYPAIDKVFPLSHLRKFSIGLFVTVSAFAVSALIEQWIVSGGYPSILWQVLAYVLITSGEIMVSITGLEFSYAQAPKSMKSIVMAVWLFFIAFGNFVTAYLNHFIQVPSINMVIAESKEFEHEGSQKVIHDIWKTRSEPIPTDAVEVPKRTERVLRVAGEDQEFDTEDDILLFFGEYESFLGIQTSEDASLKAAKDVIDQSFTENGETLPVTEAGQKLISGMTDIHGEQLAYKQLTRNRYQISSAGYDQKFQTPWDVTLDAVVSRASNNPEADSEAKADQDESYTWIERRLIELKGEEGRKEVEAARGNIKETEISSTITVGGAVTLEGPAYYWFWTGLMFATAVVFVPVAYLYKATEYVEDEDASDLSAEALEEGSAQ, translated from the coding sequence ATGGCTGAACAGTACATCACGGTTCCTCCAGAAACCGACAAGATGCCCCCCGGGATTCCCTACATCGTCGGCAATGAGGCAGCGGAGCGATTCAGCTATTACGGAATGCGGGCCATTCTCGTCGTGTTTCTCGTGCAGTATCTGCATCTCATGTCGGATCAGATCCTCCCGTCGATGAGTAACGCCGAAGCAACGGCTCGATATCACACCTTCTCGACCGCCGTTTACTTTGCCCCAATCTTTGGAGCATTGCTGTCCGACTTTCTGACAGGCAAATATCCACTCATCATCTGGGTCTCGGTCATCTACTGCCTGGGGCACCTTTCCCTGGCATTCATTGGCAGCCCCGGACTGCCTCCCACAGCCTATTTGTATTTGGGTTTAGCCCTGATCGCCATTGGTTCGGGGGGGATCAAACCGTGTGTGTCGGCACACGTGGGTGATCAGTTCGGAAAGAAGAATCAGCACCTGATGTCGAAGGTGTATCAGTGGTTCTACTTTTCGATCAATCTCGGCTCGACCGTGTCGACAATTCTGACTCCCTGGCTCTTGCAATGGTACGGACCACACGTGGCGTTTGGAGTTCCCGGAGTTCTCATGGGAATTGCGACGCTGATGTTCTGGCTGGGACGTCACAAGTTCGTGCATATCCCACCTGCCAAAGCTGAACTCTTTGAAGACCTGATCAGCCGAGGTGGCTGGGTAACTTTGATTAAAATTTCTGCCGTCTTTATCTTCGCCAGCATCTTCTGGGCACTGTTCGATCAGACGAGTTCGTCATGGGTCCTCCAGGCGGAGAACATGAACCGAAATATCCTCGGATACACGATTCTGACTTCGCAAATTCAAGTGGTGAATCCGATTCTTGTGATGATGTTGATCCCGCTGTTTCAATTTGTCATTTACCCGGCGATTGACAAAGTCTTTCCGCTGTCACACCTGCGCAAGTTCTCGATCGGCCTGTTTGTGACCGTGAGTGCATTTGCTGTCTCTGCATTGATCGAACAGTGGATCGTCAGCGGAGGCTATCCGTCGATCCTCTGGCAAGTTCTCGCCTATGTGCTGATTACCTCGGGTGAGATCATGGTCTCCATCACGGGACTTGAGTTCTCCTACGCACAAGCCCCGAAATCGATGAAGTCGATCGTGATGGCTGTCTGGCTGTTCTTTATTGCATTCGGAAACTTCGTCACCGCGTACTTGAATCACTTCATTCAAGTTCCTTCCATCAACATGGTCATTGCAGAATCGAAAGAGTTTGAACACGAGGGCAGCCAGAAAGTCATCCATGACATCTGGAAAACCCGCAGCGAGCCCATTCCGACGGATGCTGTCGAAGTTCCGAAACGAACCGAACGAGTTTTACGCGTCGCTGGAGAAGATCAGGAGTTCGATACCGAAGATGACATCCTGTTGTTCTTCGGGGAGTACGAGAGTTTTCTCGGAATTCAAACGTCCGAAGATGCTTCACTCAAAGCGGCAAAGGACGTGATCGATCAGTCATTCACTGAGAATGGAGAAACGCTCCCGGTGACCGAAGCTGGGCAGAAACTCATCTCCGGAATGACAGATATTCACGGTGAGCAACTCGCCTACAAACAACTGACTCGAAACCGATATCAAATTTCGTCCGCCGGGTACGATCAGAAATTCCAAACCCCATGGGATGTGACACTCGACGCGGTGGTCTCGCGGGCATCGAACAACCCCGAAGCAGATTCAGAAGCCAAGGCGGATCAAGACGAATCGTACACTTGGATTGAACGTCGACTCATCGAACTCAAAGGTGAAGAAGGTCGCAAGGAAGTCGAAGCAGCACGCGGAAACATCAAGGAAACCGAAATCTCCTCCACCATCACTGTCGGTGGGGCTGTCACCCTTGAAGGTCCCGCGTACTATTGGTTCTGGACCGGTTTGATGTTCGCGACTGCAGTCGTCTTCGTGCCGGTTGCTTACTTGTACAAAGCAACTGAATATGTCGAAGACGAAGATGCTTCCGATCTGTCTGCTGAAGCACTGGAAGAAGGTTCTGCCCAGTAG
- a CDS encoding YqaE/Pmp3 family membrane protein, whose amino-acid sequence MAVATAEPSDILKIILAILLPPVGVFLEVGLGLPFVINVLLTILGYIPGIIHALYVILTR is encoded by the coding sequence ATGGCAGTTGCAACTGCAGAACCTAGCGACATTCTGAAAATCATTCTGGCGATCCTGCTTCCACCTGTGGGAGTCTTTCTTGAAGTGGGCTTGGGGTTGCCATTTGTCATTAACGTTCTGTTGACCATTCTTGGGTACATCCCCGGAATCATCCACGCCCTTTACGTCATCCTGACACGATAG
- a CDS encoding ATP-binding cassette domain-containing protein: MMSLLSLRNLSFTWSGAPLLDEINLEIERGERIGLLGRNGAGKSTLMKIIAGEIAPDDGIRNLADGVRIGRLVQDVPAGTDQTVAEVIRKGANVEKESWELDQDLKRVLSQVDLNGDDSFSELSSGKKRRTLLGQSLLQEPDILLLDEPTNHLDIKSITWLENFLKGYAGTILFVTHDRVFLQSLANRILEVDRGHLFDWTCDYQTFLKRKEQQLHAEEQQQAAFDRKLAEEEVWIRQGIKARRTRNEGRVRALEKMREERKQRRNRVGNVRMEASQGDRSGHLVMKAENIEFAYPSSEPIVKDFSTTISRGDKIGIIGPNGAGKSTLLKLMLGQLEPTGGDLRLGTNLQIVYFDQLREQIDDEKTVAENVGEGQEQLVINGKQRHIYGYLQDFLFTPERARRPARFLSGGERNRLLLARVFKRPSNLMVLDEPTNDLDEETLELLEELLMNYPGTILLVSHDRAFLNNVVTSTIVLEGDGTVREYDGGYDDYLRQKNAQDDVTAMTAVKPSEKSNQPARGTVQRSKLSYKEKQELESLPVKIEEMETQQAELQAAMSDPSFFKQDRNVIAEESARLEELGTQLETLYARWEELASRES; the protein is encoded by the coding sequence ATGATGTCGCTGTTGAGCCTGAGAAATCTGTCGTTCACCTGGTCGGGAGCACCGCTGCTCGATGAGATCAATCTGGAAATTGAACGAGGTGAGCGAATCGGTCTGCTCGGGCGGAACGGAGCAGGCAAGTCGACGCTGATGAAGATCATCGCTGGGGAAATCGCCCCCGATGACGGAATCAGAAACCTCGCCGACGGGGTTCGAATTGGCCGGCTGGTGCAGGACGTGCCTGCAGGCACCGATCAGACGGTGGCAGAAGTCATTCGCAAAGGCGCCAACGTCGAGAAAGAGAGCTGGGAGCTCGATCAGGATCTCAAACGAGTTCTCTCACAAGTTGATTTGAACGGCGACGACAGCTTCTCGGAACTCTCCTCTGGGAAAAAACGACGAACACTCCTCGGGCAGTCGCTGCTTCAGGAACCAGATATCCTATTGCTCGACGAACCGACCAACCATCTCGATATCAAGTCGATCACCTGGCTGGAAAACTTTCTGAAAGGGTATGCCGGCACGATTCTCTTCGTGACGCACGACCGCGTCTTTCTGCAGTCTCTGGCCAATCGAATTCTCGAAGTCGACCGGGGGCATCTGTTTGACTGGACCTGCGACTATCAGACATTTTTGAAACGCAAAGAGCAACAGCTTCACGCTGAGGAACAGCAGCAAGCTGCGTTCGATCGGAAGCTCGCTGAAGAAGAAGTCTGGATTCGACAGGGAATCAAAGCCCGTCGCACACGCAATGAAGGTCGTGTACGAGCTTTAGAGAAGATGCGTGAGGAACGCAAGCAGAGAAGAAACCGCGTCGGCAATGTTCGCATGGAAGCGAGTCAGGGAGACCGCTCCGGTCATCTGGTCATGAAAGCAGAAAACATTGAGTTTGCGTATCCTTCTTCTGAACCGATTGTCAAAGACTTCTCAACAACGATCTCGCGGGGAGACAAGATCGGAATCATCGGGCCGAACGGGGCAGGGAAGAGTACGTTGCTCAAGCTGATGCTCGGGCAACTGGAGCCGACCGGTGGAGACCTTCGCCTGGGGACCAATCTTCAGATCGTCTACTTTGATCAGCTACGAGAACAGATCGACGACGAAAAGACCGTGGCGGAAAACGTCGGCGAGGGGCAGGAACAACTCGTCATCAATGGAAAGCAGCGGCACATCTACGGCTATCTGCAGGACTTTCTCTTCACTCCGGAGCGTGCCCGGCGTCCAGCACGTTTCCTCTCCGGGGGAGAACGCAATCGCTTGTTGCTGGCACGCGTTTTCAAGCGGCCATCCAACTTGATGGTTCTCGACGAACCGACGAACGATCTCGACGAAGAAACGCTCGAACTTCTCGAAGAGTTGCTGATGAATTATCCCGGAACGATTCTCCTCGTGAGCCACGATCGTGCGTTCCTGAACAACGTGGTCACCAGCACAATCGTTCTCGAGGGCGATGGAACTGTCCGCGAATATGACGGCGGGTATGATGACTACCTGAGGCAGAAAAACGCTCAAGACGATGTCACTGCAATGACAGCTGTGAAGCCGAGCGAGAAGAGCAATCAACCCGCTCGCGGCACTGTCCAACGCAGCAAGCTTTCGTACAAAGAGAAACAGGAACTGGAATCGTTGCCTGTGAAGATCGAAGAAATGGAAACGCAGCAAGCCGAGCTTCAAGCTGCGATGAGTGATCCGTCCTTCTTCAAACAAGACCGCAACGTCATCGCCGAAGAGTCCGCCCGACTCGAAGAACTCGGCACTCAACTCGAAACTCTCTACGCCCGCTGGGAAGAACTCGCTTCGCGGGAATCGTGA